From a single Sparus aurata chromosome 13, fSpaAur1.1, whole genome shotgun sequence genomic region:
- the LOC115593862 gene encoding odorant receptor 131-2-like → MDRILPKANITTYLQYQVSDEIMLFSTLSVGSSCSSFYINSVLLFTLRSKQVFCETSRYILLFNLLFADTATLVLNLLLYFLAFLGIRMSYYVCGPLILLSVFTITISPLTLAVMSFERFVAVCYPLRHAAIFTMRSLSIIIALVWSFSFIHILIRGFMLLYVFTTTSLDLHINDFCSKEAMFFAPIFYNFEEAYVSILFLSVGVVIFASYIGVALVARSASTDKASARKALQTLLLHLIQLSLILTSTLSSTIITSIARRVGRLTLIRIYNVCFVCLTILPRCLSALIYGLRDQTIRPALTQNLCCRWRCSLL, encoded by the exons ATGgacagaatttta CCAAAGGCTAATATCACCACTTATTTGCAGTATCAAGTATCAGATGAGATAATGTTGTTTAGCACGTTATCTGTTGGATCAAGCTGTTCTTCCTTCTACATTAACAGTGTTTTGCTGTTCACCCTGAGGTCAAAGCAGGTGTTTTGTGAGACATCCCGTTACATCCTGCTGTTCAACCTGCTCTTTGCAGATACTGCTACACTGGTGTTGAACCTTCTGCTCTACTTTCTGGCTTTTTTAGGGATAAGAATGTCATATTATGTATGTGGTCCCCTCATTCTGCTCTCAGTATTCACTATCACCATCTCCCCTCTCACCTTGGCTGTGATGTCATTTGAGAGATTTGTGGCTGTGTGCTATCCTCTGAGGCATGCTGCCATCTTTACCATGAGAAGCCTGAGCATCATCATTGCTCTGGTGTGGTCCttcagttttattcacatcCTCATTCGAGGTTTTATGCTGTTATATGTGTTCACAACAACCTCCCTTGATCTTCATATTAATGACTTTTGCAGTAAGGAAGCAATGTTTTTCGCACCAATCTTTTATAATTTTGAGGAAGCGTATGTCAGCATTCTCTTTCTGTCAGTTGGTGTAGTAATCTTTGCCTCCTACATTGGTGTAGCTCTGGTAGCAAGGTCTGCCTCAACAGACAAAGCCTCAGCTAGAAAGGCTCTTCAAACACTTCTGCTTCACCTGATTCAGCTGAGCCTGATTCTTACCTCCACCTTGAGTTCCACCATCATAACATCCATTGCTAGAAGAGTAGGGAGATTAACCCTCATACGGATTTACAATGTATGCTTTGTGTGCCTGACTATCCTTCCAAGGTGTCTCAGTGCTCTCATCTATGGGCTCAGGGATCAAACCATCAGGCCTGCCCTCACGCAAAATCTGTGCTGTCGATGGAGATGCTCACTTCTCTGA
- the LOC115593863 gene encoding odorant receptor 131-2-like encodes MLSVGSSCSFFYINSVLLFTLRSRQVFCETSRYILLFNMLFADTATLVSNILLYILASLRIKMSYYACGSLILLSVLTITISPLTLAVMSFERFVAVCYPLRHAAIFTMRSLSIIIALVWSFSFIYILIRGFMLLYVFTTTSLDLHMNDFCSQEAMFFAPIFYNFEEAYVSILFLSVGVVIFASYIGVALVARSASTDKASARKALQTLLLHLIQLSLILTSTFGSTIITASAREVGRLALMRIYNVCFVSLTILPRCLSALIYGLRDKTIRPALRQNLGCRWGCSLF; translated from the coding sequence ATGTTATCTGTGGGATCAAGCTGTTCTTTCTTCTACATTAAcagtgttttgcttttcacCCTGAGGTCAAGGCAGGTGTTTTGTGAGACATCCCGTTACATCCTGCTGTTCAACATGCTCTTTGCAGATACTGCTACACTGGTGTCGAACATTCTGCTCTACATTCTGGCTTCTTTACGGATAAAAATGTCCTATTATGCATGTGGTTCCCTCATTCTGCTCTCAGTTTTAACTATCACCATCTCCCCTCTCACCTTGGCTGTGATGTCATTTGAGAGATTTGTGGCTGTGTGCTATCCTCTGAGGCATGCTGCCATCTTTACCATGAGAAGCCTGAGCATCATCATTGCTCTGGTGTGGTccttcagttttatttacatcCTCATTCGAGGTTTTATGCTGTTATATGTGTTCACAACAACCTCCCTTGATCTTCATATGAATGACTTTTGCAGTCAGGAAGCAATGTTTTTCGCACCAATCTTTTATAATTTTGAGGAAGCGTATGTCAGCATTCTCTTTCTGTCAGTTGGTGTAGTAATCTTTGCCTCCTACATTGGTGTAGCTCTGGTAGCCAGGTCTGCCTCAACAGACAAAGCCTCAGCTAGAAAGGCTCTTCAAACACTTCTGCTTCACCTGATTCAACTGAGCCTGATTCTTACCTCCACCTTTGGATCAACCATTATAACTGCCAGTGCTAGAGAAGTCGGGAGATTAGCTCTGATGCGAATTTACAATGTATGCTTTGTGTCCCTGACTATCCTTCCAAGATGTCTGAGCGCTCTCATCTATGGGCTCAGGGATAAAACCATCAGGCCTGCCCTCAGGCAAAATCTGGGCTGTCGATGGGGATGCTCACTTTTCTGA